A region of Bacteroidota bacterium DNA encodes the following proteins:
- the htpX gene encoding zinc metalloprotease HtpX, whose amino-acid sequence MTTNAFRTAALMAALITLFALIGQALGGSQGLIIAFVFAVGMNFFSYWFSDKIVLKMYKGREVTRDEAPELYDMVDRLRQRADLPMPKVYITPSDQPNAFATGRNPANAAVAVTNGIVRMLTKEELEGVIAHELAHIKNRDILTSTIAATVASAITLLARFAIFIPVGRDNNGGGLQALLMLILAPIAAMLIQMAISRAREFAADATGADIAGTPNGLAGALAKLERGAASIPADANPSTAHMFIVNPLAGRMGGFRNLFATHPPTQDRIERLMAR is encoded by the coding sequence ATGACCACCAACGCTTTTCGCACGGCGGCGCTGATGGCGGCGCTCATCACCCTCTTCGCCCTCATCGGGCAGGCGCTCGGCGGTAGCCAGGGCCTCATCATCGCGTTCGTCTTCGCTGTCGGGATGAACTTCTTCAGCTACTGGTTCTCGGACAAGATCGTGCTGAAGATGTACAAGGGTCGCGAGGTCACGCGCGACGAGGCCCCGGAGCTCTACGACATGGTAGACCGACTACGCCAGCGCGCCGACCTCCCCATGCCGAAGGTCTACATCACGCCCAGCGACCAGCCCAATGCCTTCGCCACGGGCCGCAACCCGGCCAACGCTGCCGTCGCCGTGACGAATGGCATCGTGCGGATGCTCACGAAGGAGGAACTCGAAGGTGTGATCGCGCACGAGCTCGCGCACATCAAGAACCGCGACATCCTCACGTCCACCATCGCGGCGACGGTCGCCTCGGCGATCACGCTGCTGGCGCGCTTCGCCATCTTCATCCCGGTGGGCCGCGACAACAACGGCGGCGGGCTCCAGGCCCTGCTGATGCTCATCCTCGCGCCCATCGCGGCGATGCTGATCCAGATGGCGATCTCGCGCGCCCGTGAGTTCGCGGCCGACGCCACGGGGGCCGACATCGCGGGCACGCCGAACGGCCTCGCAGGCGCACTCGCGAAGCTGGAGCGCGGCGCGGCATCTATCCCGGCGGACGCCAATCCAAGCACGGCGCACATGTTCATCGTCAACCCGCTCGCAGGGCGCATGGGCGGCTTCCGCAACCTCTTTGCCACGCACCCGCCCACGCAGGACCGCATCGAGCGGCTGATGGCGCGATAG
- a CDS encoding LysM peptidoglycan-binding domain-containing protein, with amino-acid sequence MTRLLLLCGLLFLVAAPPTLAQTTSAYVVERGDTLYNIAQRFETTVFDLRQVNGLLDNRIQVGQTLRIPGTTPPSSAVPPSSPLASAPPVPAVVDDTGALVHTVRPGETLYRLSVWFDTSVDELMGWNGLTDTQLSVGQRVVVRQAAQVAAASPAREEAVPPPSEPTESAVPPTDAVQDEEPAGADVAATLPVDADEPEETRATVPPPVPGGVLPGGLSSADLADDPNAEEPDVEAPEESVPSNDAASTTASVPPTAPLPAPRSLQPAEVVQLTVAPPPFVMTDTTVPADEVHLVRRGETLYAIASRYQIGAQALVSANPGLTTAPLVAGQLLFLPEEVGTMQYHRTVQASLPPPTETGQVLVYPDGLAGRAMASGVAYDPDALVGSHRDLPFGSVVLVTNPALQRSVFVRIADRGPVSGQFVMELSRRAAEALGLDPAQAASVDIRMVP; translated from the coding sequence ATGACACGTCTCCTCCTGCTCTGCGGTCTGCTCTTCCTCGTGGCCGCGCCGCCCACGCTCGCCCAGACAACCTCCGCGTACGTTGTGGAGCGCGGCGACACGCTCTACAACATCGCCCAGCGCTTCGAGACGACGGTCTTCGACCTTCGCCAGGTCAACGGACTGCTCGACAACCGCATCCAGGTGGGGCAGACCCTCCGAATTCCCGGGACGACACCGCCGTCGTCTGCAGTGCCGCCGTCCTCGCCGTTAGCTTCCGCTCCTCCCGTGCCTGCGGTCGTAGATGACACCGGGGCGCTCGTGCACACGGTGCGGCCTGGGGAAACGCTCTATCGCCTCTCGGTATGGTTCGATACCTCGGTCGATGAACTGATGGGGTGGAACGGACTGACCGACACGCAGCTGAGCGTGGGACAGCGCGTGGTCGTACGCCAGGCCGCGCAGGTGGCCGCGGCGAGCCCGGCTCGGGAGGAAGCTGTGCCGCCCCCGAGCGAGCCGACCGAGTCTGCCGTTCCTCCTACCGATGCCGTCCAGGACGAGGAGCCTGCGGGCGCGGACGTGGCTGCGACGCTGCCGGTGGACGCCGACGAGCCGGAGGAAACGAGGGCGACGGTGCCGCCCCCGGTGCCAGGTGGCGTACTGCCAGGCGGGCTCTCGAGCGCCGACCTCGCTGACGATCCGAATGCGGAGGAGCCCGATGTGGAAGCTCCCGAGGAATCGGTGCCGTCGAATGACGCGGCTTCGACGACCGCGTCCGTGCCACCGACAGCGCCGCTCCCGGCCCCGCGCTCGCTCCAGCCAGCCGAGGTGGTCCAACTCACAGTGGCCCCGCCGCCCTTCGTCATGACCGACACCACCGTGCCGGCCGATGAGGTGCACCTCGTGCGGCGCGGCGAGACGCTCTACGCCATCGCATCGCGCTACCAGATCGGGGCACAGGCGCTCGTGAGCGCCAACCCCGGGCTCACGACGGCACCGCTCGTCGCGGGGCAGCTGTTGTTCCTTCCCGAGGAAGTGGGTACGATGCAGTACCACCGCACCGTCCAGGCATCGCTGCCGCCGCCCACGGAGACGGGCCAAGTGCTCGTCTATCCCGACGGCCTCGCTGGCCGCGCGATGGCCAGCGGCGTTGCCTACGATCCCGATGCGCTCGTCGGGAGCCACCGCGACCTACCGTTCGGGAGCGTGGTGCTCGTCACCAATCCGGCACTCCAGCGCAGCGTGTTCGTGCGGATCGCCGACCGTGGTCCGGTGAGTGGTCAGTTCGTCATGGAACTGTCGCGCCGCGCTGCCGAAGCGCTCGGCCTCGACCCGGCGCAGGCCGCGAGCGTGGACATCCGGATGGTCCCCTAG
- a CDS encoding tetratricopeptide repeat protein, translating to MDRLQTLLTYYEDDPEDPFTRYALATEYRKRSQTDDALALFEGLVADHPNYVGTYYHLGKLYEDLARLEEAIATYQAGIRTAQRLGDLHARAELQSALLEAEGLGFDD from the coding sequence ATGGACCGACTTCAGACGCTCCTCACCTACTACGAGGACGACCCCGAGGACCCGTTCACCCGCTATGCCCTCGCCACCGAGTACCGCAAACGCAGCCAGACCGACGACGCCCTGGCCCTCTTCGAAGGGCTCGTGGCCGACCACCCAAACTACGTCGGTACCTACTACCACCTTGGCAAGCTCTACGAAGACCTCGCCCGACTCGAAGAGGCCATCGCGACCTACCAGGCGGGCATCCGCACGGCGCAGCGCCTCGGCGACCTCCACGCCCGCGCCGAGCTCCAGAGCGCGCTCCTCGAAGCCGAGGGTCTCGGCTTTGACGACTGA
- a CDS encoding TPM domain-containing protein, with protein MGLRFLLLVWTLLPTLTVGAQSSDVIPPVQDLVVDRAGLLSPSEAQALRQDLLAYERETSTQIVVVTLPDIGGADPGMYATELGQTWGVGRGDVDNGAVLLVVRDTRQVYIATGFGLEGAVPDALAGRIVRNVIVPAFRQGDFYAGIQRAVDAIQAAAAGEYEAVPEAPEGEGVNVALIYLGILLAYFIISGLISGTGGGSSGGRRRRSGPGIVVLPGSFGGSSRGGFGGGGFGGGGFGGFGGGGFGGGGAGGSW; from the coding sequence GTGGGTCTCCGATTTCTGCTTCTCGTCTGGACGCTGCTCCCCACGCTGACGGTGGGCGCACAGAGTTCGGACGTGATCCCGCCGGTGCAGGACCTCGTGGTGGACCGCGCGGGCCTGCTCTCGCCGAGTGAGGCGCAGGCGCTTCGGCAGGACCTGCTCGCCTACGAGCGGGAGACGTCCACGCAGATCGTGGTGGTGACGCTGCCTGACATCGGCGGGGCCGATCCGGGGATGTATGCGACCGAACTAGGGCAGACGTGGGGCGTCGGGCGCGGCGACGTGGACAACGGCGCGGTGCTGCTCGTGGTGCGCGACACGCGGCAGGTCTACATCGCGACGGGTTTCGGGCTCGAAGGTGCGGTGCCGGACGCGCTCGCGGGGCGCATCGTGCGCAACGTCATCGTCCCGGCGTTTCGGCAGGGCGACTTCTACGCGGGCATTCAGCGCGCCGTCGATGCGATCCAGGCCGCGGCGGCGGGGGAATACGAGGCCGTCCCCGAAGCGCCCGAGGGCGAGGGTGTCAACGTGGCGCTGATCTACCTCGGCATCCTGCTCGCCTACTTCATCATCAGCGGCCTGATCAGCGGCACGGGGGGCGGCTCCTCGGGCGGACGTCGTCGTCGCTCTGGACCGGGCATCGTTGTGCTCCCAGGCAGCTTTGGCGGGTCGAGCCGGGGCGGGTTTGGCGGCGGCGGCTTCGGTGGGGGTGGTTTCGGCGGGTTTGGCGGCGGCGGCTTCGGAGGCGGCGGCGCAGGCGGTAGCTGGTGA
- a CDS encoding LemA family protein: MRSTGSIIVLVLVLILGFGGCVGCGAYNSLVTQDESVNQAWADVESQYQRRADLIPNLVATVEGAADFEQETLTQVTEARTRAVNVTLTAEDLNNPQAVEQYLNAQQQLGAATGALINAVREDYPELGATEAFRDLQVQLEGTENRISVARQRYNEVVTDYNQQVRRMPTALFAGIFGFDRRTPFEADAGAEDAPDVSFD; the protein is encoded by the coding sequence ATGCGTAGCACCGGCTCCATCATCGTTCTCGTCCTCGTCCTCATCCTCGGCTTCGGCGGCTGCGTCGGGTGCGGGGCCTACAACTCGCTCGTCACCCAGGACGAGAGCGTCAACCAGGCATGGGCCGACGTCGAGAGCCAGTACCAGCGCCGCGCCGACCTCATCCCGAACCTCGTCGCGACGGTCGAAGGCGCCGCTGACTTCGAGCAGGAGACGCTCACGCAGGTCACCGAGGCCCGCACGCGCGCCGTCAACGTGACGCTCACCGCCGAGGACCTCAACAACCCGCAGGCCGTCGAGCAGTACCTCAACGCGCAGCAGCAACTCGGCGCGGCGACGGGCGCGCTCATCAACGCCGTCCGCGAAGACTACCCCGAACTCGGCGCGACCGAGGCCTTCCGCGACCTCCAGGTGCAACTCGAAGGCACCGAGAACCGCATCTCGGTCGCCCGCCAGCGCTACAACGAGGTTGTCACGGACTACAACCAGCAGGTTCGTCGCATGCCGACGGCGCTCTTCGCCGGGATCTTTGGCTTTGATCGCCGCACGCCGTTCGAGGCCGACGCGGGGGCCGAAGACGCGCCGGATGTGAGCTTCGACTAG
- a CDS encoding NfeD family protein: protein MDFITPLLFVLVGLALITAEVYFIPGLNVVGVAGVLSLLLGVGYAFVTSGLIGGAVTLGGSVVLSGLLGIALVRSGAWNRFVLQSDLGSSPSDRLLEEETRARYLGRSGTAVSPLRPTGVAEIDGERVEVQTEGEFIAAGSRIRIVAMDRRRYFARLDKGEA, encoded by the coding sequence GTGGACTTCATCACGCCGCTGCTCTTCGTACTGGTCGGCCTCGCGCTGATCACGGCCGAGGTCTACTTCATTCCCGGCCTCAACGTGGTCGGCGTGGCGGGGGTGCTCAGCTTGCTGCTGGGCGTCGGCTATGCGTTTGTGACGAGTGGTCTGATAGGCGGTGCCGTGACGCTCGGTGGGTCCGTCGTGCTGAGCGGGTTGCTCGGCATCGCACTCGTGCGCTCTGGAGCGTGGAACCGATTCGTTTTGCAGTCGGACCTCGGTTCTTCGCCCTCGGACCGCTTGCTTGAGGAGGAGACCCGGGCCCGCTACCTCGGGCGCTCCGGCACCGCGGTGTCGCCGCTGCGCCCCACGGGCGTCGCGGAGATCGACGGGGAGCGGGTGGAGGTGCAGACCGAGGGTGAGTTCATCGCGGCCGGGAGCCGCATCCGCATCGTGGCGATGGACCGCCGCCGCTACTTCGCGCGCCTCGACAAGGGCGAGGCATGA
- a CDS encoding MauE/DoxX family redox-associated membrane protein produces the protein MTHQGSESRWRRGARWGLAALFVGAGAMHFVNPEPYVRLIPPYLPAPLLLVYVSGVAEVLGGLGVLPKVTRRWAGLGLIALLVVFLLTHVHMALNPADYADLGVPAWGWWARLPVQGVLVAWVWWTTQPRR, from the coding sequence ATGACGCACCAGGGATCCGAAAGCCGGTGGCGGCGAGGGGCTCGCTGGGGGCTCGCGGCGCTGTTCGTGGGGGCCGGCGCGATGCACTTCGTGAACCCGGAACCCTACGTGCGCCTCATCCCACCCTACCTCCCCGCCCCGTTGCTGCTCGTCTACGTGAGCGGCGTCGCGGAGGTGCTCGGCGGCCTCGGCGTGCTCCCGAAAGTGACGCGGCGCTGGGCCGGGCTCGGTCTGATCGCGCTGCTGGTGGTGTTCCTCCTCACGCACGTCCACATGGCGCTCAACCCGGCGGACTACGCCGATCTCGGGGTGCCCGCGTGGGGCTGGTGGGCGCGCCTGCCGGTGCAAGGTGTCCTCGTCGCGTGGGTCTGGTGGACGACGCAGCCCCGCCGCTAG
- the yajC gene encoding preprotein translocase subunit YajC has protein sequence MTPILAQAAPGFDPSFLIMMGLIFVVFYFFIIRPQRSREKQHQAMIEALKKGDRVTTIGGIHGKVHSLDDGTVLVEVDGNTTKLRFDRKAIAAVQGKE, from the coding sequence ATGACGCCCATTCTCGCCCAAGCCGCGCCCGGCTTCGACCCGAGCTTCCTCATCATGATGGGGTTGATCTTCGTGGTCTTCTACTTCTTCATCATCCGCCCGCAGCGCAGCCGCGAGAAGCAGCACCAGGCCATGATCGAGGCGCTCAAGAAGGGCGACCGCGTCACCACCATCGGCGGCATCCACGGCAAAGTCCACAGCCTCGACGACGGCACCGTGCTCGTAGAGGTCGATGGCAACACGACCAAGCTGCGCTTCGACCGCAAGGCCATCGCTGCCGTCCAAGGCAAGGAGTAA